The sequence TCTCCATGCTCTGGTCCTCTCTCCAGGGCCCTGGCCCACCTCTTCCTTCTGCTACTCCTTCCTCTCCATCCACCCCCACTTTCTGGTCCTGACCCTCAGTCTCCCTACGCACCCCCTCTGTCTCCAGCTTCCTCCCCCTACCTTGTCTCTTGAGCTCTCTGCCACCCTGTCTCCAACCCCAGTACCCACTCTTGGCTCCAGGACTCTTGCCCATCACACTGCAGCTCCTGCTTTCCCCAGTCCCTTGGGCTAGGagaacctcattttacagatgagattcTGTAAAATGCAACCCAGAGAAAGTGCGTGACTGATGGAGACCAGGGCTGCGAGTGGCGGCCAGTGTTCTCCCACCTGCCCTGCCCCAACCTGGCTGTCCTCGGGCTGCTCACCATGAGGATGCACTCCCAGGCCATCCAGCGGATGGGCAGCACTGCCCGGCCCTGCACACGGTAATAGTCCCCAGCATAGAGGTTCCGGCTCATGCCAAAGTCTGCGATTTTGATGGTGAAATTTTCCCCAACTAGGCAGTTCCGCGTGGCCAGGTCGCGATGTACAAAGTTGAGTGTGGCCAGATAGCGCATGCCGGAGGCGATCTGGGCTGCCACATGCAACAGCATTGGGTAGCTGAGAAGGGAACCAACAGAAGGTCACTGGGGGCAGCTTCGCAGATTCCCATCCAGGAGAGGAGAGAGCGCCCACTCCCCGGGCCCGGTCACTCCGGTTCCCCATGTGGAGGTGGCATGCCCATGTGAGGCCAAGGGTCACTTCCGTCTCAATCTTCCAGGCCTAGCCAACCCTAGGGGGCTCTTCTTCCATTGTGCTCCCCAATCTGGACTCAGAGGGGAGTGAGGgtgacagaaagcagaagggACATCATGGCAGGGCCCAAGTCCCTTCACCACTCTTGCGTAGTCACCTCCAGCCTTTCTGTCCATGTTCCTGGGTTAACTTGTCACACGTTCCTTATTCCAGGCCCTCCTGGAACCTCTCCCTGCCTTCCTACCCCCATGCTCCCCTCTTTTCCTCGAGGCTGAAGcaaggggagaggaagagaccCCCTTGGGGAATTCTCAGCAAGGCCCAGCCTGGGTAAGCAGGTACCTGATGGTGGGCCCCTGCGCAGCCTGCCCATCCCCAGGGGCCCCCTCAGCTGCCTTGTCCTCCAGCTGGTGGGCGCTGAGGAACTGGTTGAGGTCGCCGTTCTCCATGTAGTCAGTAATCATGCAGAGGGGGTCGTCCTGCACACACACGCCCAGCAGCCGGATGATGTTTGGGTCCTTGAGCCTCGACATGATCTTCACCTCTTTCAGGAAATCATTCCTGGAGAACAaggagaaggtgaagaggaaTGCCGAGTGGGCGGCCTGCACCTTCCCCCGCCCACCTCCTTCCTCAGGTGGACCAGGCGTCCCCACCCCCAGCGTACATGCAAATCCCCTCCCAGAAACGCCACCCCTCTGTTGAGCTCTGCCATTGTTCTCTCCAGGTGGCTCCCCACTCTTCATGGCCTCCCGTCCCTTCTTCCAGATGCCATCCCTGGTTCTCACCTGGCATTCTTGGTGGCATCTGGCCGTAAGATCTTGACAGCTACCAGCAAGGGGTGTCCCTTACGCATATTAAAGGGGCAGTCAAGACTGACCAGATCTTGAGGGCTGTCGACCTCACACAGGTGCACCTGGAGAAAGAAGTTCATTTGCTAGGCGATCACAGGGTCAAACGGATTAACATGGTCACAAATGACTAAGGTTCCTGGCCAGGGGAATGTGCAGGCATGGCATCAGAGCACCCAATAGGCCAGACACTACTGATGGCTGGGTAGGCACCCTCCTTACCTCCCCAAACTGGCCCTCGCCAAGCTTCTCTTTGAAGCGGAGCCTCGATCGAGGGAAATCCACTCTGGGGGGCCCATCCCCGACTGCCCCTGGGGGCAGTGCAGGCACAGCATAGGTGTTGCCCCCGGTGACGCCCTGCAGGGTAACAATGTCAGCCTCGGCATAATGGGGGACGCTGTtctggggaggtgggggcagaagCGGGGCGCCTGGCTTCTCAGGCTCCATATAGTCCCCACTGTAGGCTGCAGGGGTGAGGGGAAAGAAGACAGGACGAGGCATCAGGAACAGCCCGGGAGCTATGGTTCCCCacagctcagcctcccggaggGCCCCGTGTCTCCCAGTCGAGTGAGAAACTGGGTCTATGCTGTATCTTCCCAGTATTCCATGCACCGACCTCAAACCAGGAAGACACTGGCATGGGATGAGAGTTAGCTATTCCAGAGGTTTTCAAGGCAATGAATATGGTTGAGCAAAACTGTCATAAAGTCTTACTCTTTAGGGCCTCCCTAGGGTCTCTCAAGAGACCATGAGATAAATCTTGGCTGGAAGAATTTTTCCCCaggaattctcccacctcaggatAGTCCCAGCATCCAGgcaccctccaccttccaaacCCTTGTCCCGTTCACCACAGCTCCCTCCCCTTCACTTAGCTGCTCTCCCATGGCTACTGCCTGGCTCCTCCTGGGGCCAAGCCCTCCCAGCCCTTTCAACCCAACACACCAAGCTCAATGACAAGCAGAGACAGGCACACAGAGAGGAGGGAGGATAACAGCTGCTCACAGTCCCAACACAAGTTGTCTACAGACAAGAGAGGAAGCAGAGCTGTCCCCTCTTAGCCCTGGGGAAGGGGCCACAATGAGAAGGCAACACCGAGGACAGGAGGGGCAGACGGAAAGGGTCGGGGCGTGAGCCTTCACCTCTGGGACTGCAGAGAGAGGACACATGTGGGGGAGAGGGCAAGCGCCGGGGTGAGAGCCCTCCTCCTCACAGCTCTAGAGAGAGCAGAGAATAAAGGAGGAGTTACAATAGTCTGGGGCCACCACGGCAACCTCCTGTCTAGCTCTGGAATGCCGAAGAGACAgtgtggaagaggaggagggagaagagctgGGGACCAGTAAGCTTTCTACTCTTCAGCTCAAGGTGGGGGGCTTTAAAAAGAGCAAGCAGCAGCAGAGATGAGCTAAGGTCACAAGAGCTTCCTCCTTGGGAGCTCAGGAGAGCAGAAGAGGCCACAGTGGGCAGAGGAGGAAGTGCAAGGTGTGAGGGCTTTTCCCTGCCCCAGTAGAGGTATGGGGAGCCTGGCGGAGCCCAGGAGCAGAGGGGCTTACCCTGGGTGTTGGTGGGTTTGGCCCAGGTGGGTGTGGGGGGGCCCGGGCCTCGAGGGGGACGGGCGTAAGTGGCCAGAAGGAGGCGGTAGGCTGGATTGGAGAGCAGCAACGCTGtcgggagaaggaggaggggaaacACGGGGAAGGGATGAGACTCAAGGCTAGACAGACAGGGAGACCTTGAATAGGGCAAGACCAGGGCTGATGGGATGACTGCATTAAGAGACAGACAGGATAAAACAAGGATCTGCAGAGTGACGGATGGCTGGCTGGAtaatgaatggatggacagatgggatatatgaatagatggatggatggtaaaCAGATGctttgttggatggatggataatagatggatagatggatgtaTGAAtatagatggatgatggatatggatggatggatggatgaatagatttaTGAATATAGACAGAAGGATAGATGATGgaggattgatggatggatgcaAGGGTGTATGGCTATGGAAGGAAGGATGGGTGATggaagatggatggatagaaggaaCAAACATGGTGAGTCTAATACAAAGCAGAGGGGCCGGGGAGACACAATGAGAGGGTACAACAAAGAGAGATGTTTGTGGGACACAGACGGGATAGGAACACGGGGGACTGTGGGTAATACATGCGGAACTCTTGAGAGACACTACATGATAGGGACAAAGAGTGATATAGGCAGTAACCAGGGGCacggaaagaagaaaacaagtggAAACTGGGGAAGAcagggaaaaaagagaatgggAAAGGGTTACAGTAAGAAAACAGCAGAGAGGACAGAGGTGCGACTGGAACAAGGCGAGTCTTACCAGAGCCATTGGGGACACAGGGAGCGGAGTGGGGAGGATTCCCACGAGGCCGGGGCTCCTGGTAGGGGGGTGGCTCTCTAGGACCTGGGCGGTTGTTGATGAGGATAGTGTCCCCAGGAACAGAGAGGTGAACCGTCAGCTCCTCTTCCAACACCCTCCGTTCAGCCTTGTCATGGGGATGGGAGGCGTCACCCGTGTTGCTCAGCACACACGGCCTGGCCCTCTGCTGTGTCCATCCCTGCGTTGCCTCCCTCAGCCCTCACAAGAGCCCTACAGCTGTAGATACTATCAGCACCATCTTTAACAAGtagagaaactgaagctcaagaGCATGGAGGTAACTTCCCTGTCCCACAATGAGATTCCAACCCTCATCTGCCCAGTCCATAACTATcgacctttttttgtttgtttgtttgtttgtttttggagatggaattttgctcttgtcgcccaggctgaagtgaaatggcgcgatctcagcttactgcaaccttcacctcccgggttcaagagattcatgcctcagcgtcccgagtaactgggattacaggcatgagccaccatgcctggctaattttgtattctagtagagatgggggatttcaccatgttggccaggctggtctcgagctcttgacctcaggtgatcctcctgcctcggcctcccaaagtgctaggattacaggcgtgagcaaccgtgtCCAGCCATCAACCTTAATGTATATTCCTGCCATTGGACTCCAACTGGAAGACATGGCCTGGGGTGTGCCAGACATCTTCCCTTTGCCCCTCCAGCCCCACTCTCCGCCTGTCTCCACCCTGCTTCTGCCCCAAGGCTGACCAGTGTAGACTGTACCAACAGGCCTCGTTTGGGCTGGCCAGAGAGGAGCCCGGCAGGAATTTGGGGCAGAAAGTGAAGTCAGGGCATCTATTCTCCCAGGCCCTCCCTGATGGGTAGGCACGGGCCAGCTGCATCCCAGGACCAAAGTCTACTGCCCCTGTCAAGGCACCCTCTCCACAGACTCTCTCCTCTGGGTCATGGTATTTGCCGCCTCCTCTCCACTCAGCAGACCCGGGACTCGGAAGCAGCCCTCCTTGTGAGCCCCATCCCCTCCTTGACATGGTGTAAGTGGTCTCTTTACTAAGCCCTCCTCTTGGAATGCTAGTGGGCTGTGCCCTGCAGGCCCCATTGGACTCTGGCTCGTGCTGGGGCCTAGCCTCCCCCCACCACTCCACAGGCCGCAGCTGTGCCCACCTTGCTGAGGAGCCTGCGCCAGTGCAGCCGCCAGAGCATGAGGGCAATGATGAGCAGCAGGAGCAGGATGATGGCCACCAGGCAGCCGATGAGGATTGCGGTCGGGCTCCCCTCGGCCTTGGCCACGGGCTGCTGGCCCCTGGGCTCCAGCTCTGGCGGAGGCAGCAGGGTCAGCACCACAGGAGGGTCCCACCCTAGCCGAGGGGGAGGCCCAGGGAGAAGGGTGCAGAGGGTCCACACGCCCACCCAAGGCTGCTCACCCAAGCTGCTGAAGTTGGTGGGAGGTGGGCCAGGCGGCCACCAGGGGGCTGGTGGGAAGGTGCCTCCCAGTGCTGGAGAGGAATTGTTCACCACATCTGGGgagaaggaacaaaaagaaaggagagaggtaAATGAGGAGGAGACCCAAGGGAGGCAGTGGATTGCTGTGCAAAGGAGCAGAAGCATGGGTGATTCTCAATAGACAACCACTGAccagtgggggttgggggagcaggGTCCTGGAAGTCCCCAGCTGTGGTGGGTGTTAACCCTATAGTTGCTGGACTGTGGGGAAGCGAAGGACAGTTATCTGGAGGCTTAGAGGGTATTTCTCAACTAATACAgaagtatttcaatattttaacaaccAATACTGTCATACTAGCTCAATAACAGTCATGGGCGAGGGGCTTACAAAGGAAAGATGGATACGCAGAGAAAAGGAGGCAGAAAGGGGCTCAAGCTATTTGGGGTACCCCTAATTGAGAAGTTTCAGTGGGTGATGGGTGGATATGATGCAAGGAATGAATATTTTGGGGACACTGCAGGGTTAGGAATGAAATCAGTTGTCAATTTCAGGGACTTACCAGAGATGAAGGAGATTTCGCTGAAGAGTAACCAGGGCCCCGCAAAGAGGAAGCGGCACTGCAGAAAGCGAGCCACACGGCCACCAAGGGGCACTGAGACAGCCCGGGCTCTGGGGTCCCCCAGGTTGCCCCCCAGGTTGTGGCGCATAGGCTCCCCCTCCCAGGCCATGGCAGGGCCACGCCGGAAGCGACATTCCACCCCGCCAGGCAGACGGGCTCCCAGCGTGTGCATGTTGTTACAGTGGACCtggggggaagggaagagggcaCAAGGTCAAGGCTAGGAGTGCTGGGAGCACCCCAACGGCACCACCCATAGCTTCAGAGCCCTCCTCGAGAGCCAGACTCACTCACCTGCATGGCCTGGAAGGCCCTCAGCCGGTCAAACTCAAACTCCATCTCCACGTAGCCACTGGAGAAGCTGTGGTTGCTCCATCCCACATAGTCATAGCCTGGCCAGACCCGTAGCTCCTGACTCTTCCTAAAGTCATCCAGCCCCACCACGCCATCTGCCAGCTGGCCCAGACCCCCATACTGCAATCTGGAGAAGGGACCAAGGAAGAGGAAGTTGGAAGGGAAGAGAGTCTTAATATCCAGGCACTCTGCCCTGTCACCCCCTGGCACAGTGGCCTGGCAAGCCTGGCTCCCGTCCACTAGTCccattcccaccccaccccaccccacactcaTGCAGCTGGCTCTGCTCTTCTCTCCACCCCTACCCCAGCTGTATCACAGGTACTTTGCAGGTCACATCCAGCACACCACCTCTAAGGGGCACCATTTCAATCTGTGATGtgcatatttattgcagcaaTTTCCAACAATGTGTGTTAGCAAAGAGGTGCCTTTTTTGTACACTGTCATATGGGCTAGTGGTCACCCAAGTCCTACCCTCTGAGGCCCCACCTAACCTATCCCTCTTCTCAATTCTTCCGTCTCATTCCCCACCCTACTCACCAtccccccctacacacacacacagtcctccCACCCTAAACTCCACGTCCTGCAGGGGTCTTTCTTACCCGCCCATGGTATGTCCATCATAGGTGGAGTCGTTGAGGTACACAGCCTCAGATAAGTACATTGTCTGCCCCACAGGGGCGGTGTAAGACAGGAGTCCATCTGGGGCAGGGTGAGAGGATGGGGATCAGAGGCACGAAGGCTCCATCCCTCATCCCTGCATCAGGCCTGGGCAGGTTTCAGGTCCCTTCTCATATCTCTCCACTGGCACATTGGCATGGAGGAGACAATGCCAGCTAGCCCCTTCCTCAGAGTGACAGTTTCCCAGCAGGAGAAAGGGAATCCTGGATGCCCATTCTCCACACTCCCCACCCTGCACTCCCCTGCTCAGGAAACAGATTTCCAGGGAGCTGGGCCACTCACCCCTCCAGAGGCAGCCATAGAGCTCCACCCGCAGACAGACGCTCATGACCCGGTCAGCCCGGGGGTAGAAGCGAACCAGTCGGGCAACCATGGGGGGCCCAAGGTCCTTCAGCACTACTCCCTCAGGGTCCTCATTGCCTGAGATCACCTGTGGGCCAGGAAACGGGGTGCGTGGGAAGGGGTCCAGGTCAGATCTTACTTCCCAGCCACCAGCTGCTCCCTGGCCCAGCCCACAGTGGCCACTTAGAGACCCGTGAGGGGTGGCACCGAGCACACAGCACTGTGGGGCACAGCCAGGCATGGGTGAAATGAAGATCTGCAGCTGAGACCTCTGGCCCTCTTGCAGCTCTGATGTTCTGTCCTCAGACTCCAGGCTCAGCTGCCCTCTTCTCCTTGTCTGGCTCCATCCATTTGTCTCCCAGCCTATCCTCCCATTGTGCCCAGATTCTCCCCAGTCCTCACAGCCCTGcacccctgcctcagcttccccttcATTTCAGCCCATTCCCTCTGTTCATTCAGCAGAAGGTGGGtgagtgcctgctctgtgccaggcacgtTCTCAGTGGTGAACGTCACTCCCCGCCCTTGCAGGACTGAAATCCCAGCAAGGGAAACAGCTGCGAAGAACAAGAGGCAGGGTGTATGGACAGAGCAGTGCAGTGGGTGGCCAGAAAAggctctctgaggaggtgacacctGGCGGAGAACTGAATGGGGTGAGGGAGAGCCTGTGGTTATTTGCGGGAGGAGCTTTGCAGGCACAGAGAAAACGTCCGGAAGCTGTGGGAACGAGCCCTGGCTTGTTCCAGCAACAACGAGAACGGCAGTGTGGCCAAGGAGGCGCAAGGAGCCAGTGATGCAGGCAGGAGCCAGGTCAGGCTGAGCATCCCGCACCAGCTAGGGGTTCAGCTTTTGTTCTGGCAGAGTGGAAAGCCAGCACAGGGGTGTCGGCTAGGTGTGACGTATCTGATTTACATGCTTTAAGGTCCACTTGATGCAGCCCCCCAGGTGGAAATCTGGCTCCAGGCAGAAAagggcagaagcagggagaccCATTTGGCATCTACTGCACTCATCTAAGCTGGAGATGGTGGGCGGGTGGCCTAGGGCAGTAGAGGTGGAGTGGTGAGGAGTGACTGGACTCAGGAACACTATGGAGGTAGAACAGACTGGGCTGCTGATACTTTGGAAGGaggtgagagaaaaagaggaatcaaGGATTTCATCTTAGCTTATAGCCTAGGCAACCAGGCAATGGTGATACCACTTCCTGAGCTGGAGAATGCCAGGGGAGGAGCAGGTTTAGGTTGGGAATGGGAATCAAATGCAGCTTGGGAAATTAAAGGTACgtttgagatgcctattagaCATCTAGGTGGCTGGCTacaatgcttgtaatcccagcactttgggaggctaaggtgggaagatcgctgagcccaggagttcaagaccagcctgggcaacatagcaagaccccatctgtttaaaaaaaaaagacatctaggTGAAGAAGTCCAAAAGGTAGCCAGGTTTGCAATACTGTTTGGAGCTCAGCTGAGAGGCTTGGGCTGGCGATTATATAAACTGGAGGGTCGTCAGTGTATAGGTGGTGTTCACAGTACAGCTGGAAGTGAGGAAAATCAACCTCCTCTGGGTGCTGCCTCTGCCAGTCTCACCTCCTGACCCCAGCGGTCCTTCCAGTCCATCCAGCGGCGACCGTCCCGGGAGTAACGCAGCCGGTAGCTCCGGGAGAACTCCTTGCCCAGGCCCCCAGCATGCCGTCCCTGGGTGCCCACCAGAGCCACCAGGTGCAGCCGTTGTAGATCCACCTGCAAGTACTCCTCCTCCTTGGGAAACACCGACCCTGCGGGGCACCAGGCCCCATCCCCgtcactgctctccaacctgaaAGGGTGAAGAGGGGCACAGAGAACATCTGGCCCCAGGTCTGCCTCTATCTCCAGTACTTAAACCCCACTTCATTCGCCCCTCAGACTGCAGGGCTTTCACTGGCATGGGCAGAGGGGTTGGAGGGGAAGTAGAGGTCCCAGGGGCTCCCCTCGGGGCAGCTGCAGGTGTATCAGGTGTGCCAAGTACCTGCTGTGGCGGGCGGCAGTGGAGTCTGACCAGGAGCTGGAAGCAGAGATGTCACTGTCTGGGATGGTCCGGTCCTGCATGCCCAGGGCATAGCGGCACTTGGCTGAGTAAAAAGCAGGCATGTAACAGGTCAAGGCCCCCAACTCTCTACCTCCCAAGCCCTGGCCCTCAGGGACCCATGATTCAGTCTCCTCACCAGGatcaaaatgtcccttcatgtCAGCATCTCCACTTGCCACCAAGAGCAGCAGCAGTAAAGACGAGAGGGCCCCTGGCCCCATAGCTCCTGATCCCTCGGGCCtaagggggtgggggcagcatCTCTGCAGGGGATAAAATGGGTGGTGGGTAAGTTAATCAGGGGACTGAGTCATAGCTGACAGCAACAGACAGAATGGGCCGCTttggggataataacagtaaaacaacaacaacagtcaTTGTTTAACAGCATCAGCTGTATTTTTAGAATGCTTCCCCTGTGCCAGACACTGGCCTAAACCCTTAAACAGAATCCATAATTTTATCTTCACAGTCACTTCATAAGGTAGATACTATTACTATCCATATTTAACACATGAAGAAACTAGGGCAGAGATCAGTTAACTTCCTGAAGCCCCATTTCTGCAATCAAGAATGGGCAAAATACCCCCATAGACAATGGCTTAGAACAAACAAGTGTGCAAAAAATGTTATAACACACACAACAGGAAAAGGTTTAATAACTACAGTAAACTAAGGCCCCTTAGGAACtgacaagaaaaaatacataagtaaCCCAATAAAGAAACCACCAAAGAATTTGAATAGTCATTTCACAGAAAAAGCCAAATTGCCAACATTTTTTTATGGTCAAATTCACTAGCCTCAGGGAAATACCACACAGAttgactagatttttttttaaggctgtaaCATATAAAAGTGGTGGAGGGTGAAGAAAAGGGAGGCACTATGCTCAATGGCAGAAATGTAGTGTTATCCTCTATTAGGAAAGGGATCTAGCAAtgtctattaatttaaaaagcacgTCCTCTTCAACCCAGCATTCCCTCTCCTAATGATCTACCCAAATGgggagacagaagcaccaggaaGAAAGAACATATGTGCAgggctgggtctggtggctcatgcctgtaaccccagcacttggggaggttgagatgggaggatcacttgaggccaggagttagagaccagcctggtcaacatagcgagaccccatctcttttaaaaaaaaaaaatgaaaaagaaaaagaaaaagaaaaaagaaaaaaaagaagatgctcAAAGATGTTTATTATGGCACCTTTTGTGAGACATAAATCTGTAAGATATGTGAATGCCCACAGAGGACAGgctggaattaaaaaataataataataaggtttATGGACTACTCTGCAGCTATGAAAAGTAACAAAGAGGCAATAAATTCCTAACTTAGTGTAATTTCCTTGTGTATCTGTTGAATAtgaaaagcaacctacagaaGTATAAAAAATTATCCCACCTTTTGAAAACAGAACAAGCACCcatgtttgtatatatatctgtgtgtatgtctacaggtaaagaatatataatagaatataacAATAGAATATaatatagccgggcgcggtggctcacgcctgtaatcccagcactttgggaggccgaggcgggcggatcacaaggtcaggagatcgagaccacagtgaaaccccgtctctactaaaaatacaaaaaattagccgggcgcggtggtgggcgcctgtagtcccagctactcaggaggctgaggcaggagaatggcgtgaacccgggaggcggagcttgcagtgagccgagatcgcgccactgcactccagcctgggcgacagcgcgagactccgtctcaaaaaaaaaaaaaaaaaaaaaaaaagaatataatataaCACGAGTTAACATGAATGgggcaaaagaaaagcaaataaaaaaagacaggttgattgtattatttttctaaatcctATAACATAAATGCATTTATGTAAAACCATATGATATGTAAAAGAATAtgaaattcattttgaattttaaaaaataaatgtcccAGAAAAGGTTGGGCAATTCCTTGTTGAGGATATGATAGAATTAAACATCAG comes from Theropithecus gelada isolate Dixy chromosome 4, Tgel_1.0, whole genome shotgun sequence and encodes:
- the LOC112623812 gene encoding epithelial discoidin domain-containing receptor 1-like isoform X2, with the protein product MGPGALSSLLLLLLVASGDADMKGHFDPAKCRYALGMQDRTIPDSDISASSSWSDSTAARHSRLESSDGDGAWCPAGSVFPKEEEYLQVDLQRLHLVALVGTQGRHAGGLGKEFSRSYRLRYSRDGRRWMDWKDRWGQEVISGNEDPEGVVLKDLGPPMVARLVRFYPRADRVMSVCLRVELYGCLWRDGLLSYTAPVGQTMYLSEAVYLNDSTYDGHTMGGLQYGGLGQLADGVVGLDDFRKSQELRVWPGYDYVGWSNHSFSSGYVEMEFEFDRLRAFQAMQVHCNNMHTLGARLPGGVECRFRRGPAMAWEGEPMRHNLGGNLGDPRARAVSVPLGGRVARFLQCRFLFAGPWLLFSEISFISDVVNNSSPALGGTFPPAPWWPPGPPPTNFSSLELEPRGQQPVAKAEGSPTAILIGCLVAIILLLLLIIALMLWRLHWRRLLSKAERRVLEEELTVHLSVPGDTILINNRPGPREPPPYQEPRPRGNPPHSAPCVPNGSAYSGDYMEPEKPGAPLLPPPPQNSVPHYAEADIVTLQGVTGGNTYAVPALPPGAVGDGPPRVDFPRSRLRFKEKLGEGQFGEVHLCEVDSPQDLVSLDCPFNMRKGHPLLVAVKILRPDATKNARNDFLKEVKIMSRLKDPNIIRLLGVCVQDDPLCMITDYMENGDLNQFLSAHQLEDKAAEGAPGDGQAAQGPTISYPMLLHVAAQIASGMRYLATLNFVHRDLATRNCLVGENFTIKIADFGMSRNLYAGDYYRVQGRAVLPIRWMAWECILMGKFTTASDVWAFGVTLWEVLMLCRAQPFGQLTDEQVIENAGEFFRDQGRQVYLSRPPACPQGLYELMLRCWSRESEQRPPFSQLHRFLAEDALNTV
- the LOC112623812 gene encoding epithelial discoidin domain-containing receptor 1-like isoform X1; translation: MVSWLWHERMSLPRCCPHPLRPEGSGAMGPGALSSLLLLLLVASGDADMKGHFDPAKCRYALGMQDRTIPDSDISASSSWSDSTAARHSRLESSDGDGAWCPAGSVFPKEEEYLQVDLQRLHLVALVGTQGRHAGGLGKEFSRSYRLRYSRDGRRWMDWKDRWGQEVISGNEDPEGVVLKDLGPPMVARLVRFYPRADRVMSVCLRVELYGCLWRDGLLSYTAPVGQTMYLSEAVYLNDSTYDGHTMGGLQYGGLGQLADGVVGLDDFRKSQELRVWPGYDYVGWSNHSFSSGYVEMEFEFDRLRAFQAMQVHCNNMHTLGARLPGGVECRFRRGPAMAWEGEPMRHNLGGNLGDPRARAVSVPLGGRVARFLQCRFLFAGPWLLFSEISFISDVVNNSSPALGGTFPPAPWWPPGPPPTNFSSLELEPRGQQPVAKAEGSPTAILIGCLVAIILLLLLIIALMLWRLHWRRLLSKAERRVLEEELTVHLSVPGDTILINNRPGPREPPPYQEPRPRGNPPHSAPCVPNGSALLLSNPAYRLLLATYARPPRGPGPPTPTWAKPTNTQAYSGDYMEPEKPGAPLLPPPPQNSVPHYAEADIVTLQGVTGGNTYAVPALPPGAVGDGPPRVDFPRSRLRFKEKLGEGQFGEVHLCEVDSPQDLVSLDCPFNMRKGHPLLVAVKILRPDATKNARNDFLKEVKIMSRLKDPNIIRLLGVCVQDDPLCMITDYMENGDLNQFLSAHQLEDKAAEGAPGDGQAAQGPTISYPMLLHVAAQIASGMRYLATLNFVHRDLATRNCLVGENFTIKIADFGMSRNLYAGDYYRVQGRAVLPIRWMAWECILMGKFTTASDVWAFGVTLWEVLMLCRAQPFGQLTDEQVIENAGEFFRDQGRQVYLSRPPACPQGLYELMLRCWSRESEQRPPFSQLHRFLAEDALNTKPLSPTQLALWMGSSPTSSSPPLGKGGGKYRIDTGHGPLEHLGPTGQH